The following coding sequences are from one Clostridioides difficile ATCC 9689 = DSM 1296 window:
- a CDS encoding xanthine dehydrogenase family protein molybdopterin-binding subunit, with the protein MEKVIGKSYPLKDAALKVTGQMKYVADMKPQNVLYAKMLLSPVAHAKIKSIDTSEAEKVVGVRAIATYLNTSQRKYNGSLRFYEHKIPENEVIFSDTVRFVGDRVAAVAAETPEIAEKAVKLIKVEYEELPAVFTIQDAIKEDAICIHGDSNIVSQNNINGGDVEKGFKECDYIFEDEYSTPAIHHSAIETHSVIAHYDYNDKLTVHTPCQNTFGFRIILSQIFGMSLNKVRVIRPAIGGSFGGKLELTIEPVAAALSKMTRRPVKMVLTRKESMISTRTRHGSFVKLKTGVNKDGEVIAQDIKIYTNTGAYASSALNVIGALSHKVFKVYKIPNIKFTGMPVYTNTPIAGAMRGYGSPQIFMAQQAQFAKIAKEIGMDLVDFQNKNAVEPDDVDIIFHGSLGNPRVLDCIEQGKKMFKWDEKKKLPKEEGKYLRGIGMAIGAHGNGVFGAHRDVVTLTLKLNEDGTLTLLTGAHDMGNGVVTMQTMMVAEVLGITPDKVDTFETDTDACTFNLGDYASRGVFVEGGGAKKTAEKLKNLILEEAEKLLETSKEDLYLDNGCVISKLDENVKASLSDVAVYSQSKSLRELTVVEDYSSPAGRTSYGVHFAEVLVDKETKDIKVVDFVAVHDVGRVINPLNLEGQLEGGIHMGLGYALSEELAFDEQGRPKATDFKTYKLFRTVDMPKCQVAFVDGYEKAGPFGGKSIGECAVVPVAPAVANAVYNATDVEIHSLPIKLK; encoded by the coding sequence ATGGAAAAGGTAATAGGAAAATCATACCCTCTAAAAGATGCAGCTTTAAAAGTTACTGGTCAAATGAAATACGTGGCTGATATGAAACCACAAAATGTACTTTACGCTAAGATGCTTTTAAGCCCTGTAGCACATGCAAAAATAAAAAGTATAGATACAAGTGAAGCTGAGAAAGTAGTAGGTGTTAGAGCTATAGCTACTTATCTCAATACATCACAAAGAAAATACAATGGTTCATTAAGATTTTATGAGCACAAAATACCTGAAAATGAAGTTATATTTTCAGATACAGTTAGATTTGTTGGTGACCGTGTTGCAGCAGTAGCTGCAGAGACTCCAGAAATAGCAGAGAAAGCTGTAAAACTTATAAAAGTTGAATATGAAGAATTGCCAGCTGTATTTACTATACAAGATGCAATAAAAGAAGATGCTATCTGCATACATGGAGATTCAAATATAGTTTCTCAAAACAACATAAATGGGGGAGATGTAGAAAAAGGCTTCAAGGAATGTGACTATATATTTGAAGATGAATACTCTACTCCAGCAATACATCATAGTGCAATAGAGACTCATAGTGTAATTGCACACTATGATTATAATGATAAATTAACTGTACATACACCTTGCCAAAATACATTTGGATTTAGAATAATACTATCTCAAATTTTTGGGATGTCATTAAATAAAGTAAGAGTTATAAGACCTGCTATTGGAGGCTCATTTGGTGGAAAATTAGAACTTACAATTGAACCAGTAGCAGCCGCATTATCAAAAATGACAAGAAGACCAGTTAAAATGGTTCTTACAAGAAAGGAATCTATGATATCAACAAGAACTCGTCATGGGTCTTTTGTAAAATTAAAAACTGGTGTAAATAAAGATGGTGAAGTAATAGCACAAGACATAAAAATATATACAAATACAGGAGCATATGCATCAAGTGCTTTAAATGTTATAGGAGCACTTAGTCATAAAGTATTTAAAGTTTATAAAATACCAAATATAAAGTTTACTGGGATGCCTGTATATACAAATACACCAATAGCAGGAGCTATGAGAGGCTATGGGTCACCTCAAATATTTATGGCTCAACAAGCTCAATTTGCGAAAATAGCAAAGGAAATAGGTATGGATTTAGTCGATTTTCAAAATAAAAATGCAGTAGAGCCAGATGATGTCGATATAATCTTCCACGGTTCTCTTGGAAATCCTAGAGTATTGGATTGTATAGAGCAAGGTAAGAAGATGTTTAAGTGGGATGAAAAGAAAAAACTTCCAAAAGAAGAAGGAAAATATTTAAGAGGTATAGGTATGGCAATAGGTGCACATGGTAATGGAGTTTTTGGTGCACATAGAGATGTTGTTACATTGACTCTTAAATTAAATGAAGATGGTACGTTGACACTACTAACAGGAGCTCATGATATGGGTAATGGTGTTGTAACTATGCAAACAATGATGGTAGCTGAAGTTTTAGGAATAACACCTGATAAAGTTGATACATTTGAAACTGATACGGATGCATGTACATTCAACCTTGGTGACTATGCAAGTAGAGGGGTATTTGTAGAAGGTGGAGGAGCTAAAAAGACAGCAGAGAAATTGAAAAATCTTATATTAGAAGAAGCAGAAAAATTACTTGAAACATCAAAAGAAGATTTATATCTAGACAATGGATGTGTAATTAGTAAACTTGATGAAAATGTAAAAGCATCACTTTCTGATGTCGCAGTATATAGTCAAAGTAAATCATTAAGAGAGTTAACTGTTGTTGAAGATTATTCTTCACCAGCTGGACGTACTTCTTATGGTGTACATTTTGCTGAAGTTTTAGTAGATAAAGAAACTAAGGATATAAAAGTAGTTGATTTTGTAGCTGTACATGATGTTGGTAGAGTTATAAATCCTCTAAATTTAGAAGGACAATTAGAAGGTGGGATTCATATGGGTCTAGGATACGCATTGAGTGAAGAATTGGCATTTGATGAACAAGGTAGACCTAAAGCTACTGATTTTAAAACATATAAATTATTTAGAACTGTAGATATGCCAAAATGTCAAGTTGCATTTGTAGATGGTTATGAAAAAGCTGGGCCTTTTGGTGGTAAGAGTATTGGAGAATGTGCCGTTGTACCAGTTGCGCCAGCTGTTGCAAATGCAGTATATAATGCAACTGATGTAGAGATACATTCATTACCAATAAAATTAAAATAG
- a CDS encoding (2Fe-2S)-binding protein: MEKIKLNINDYMYEIEVEKNETLLHVLREKLNLTGAKQGCNSGSCGACKVLIDGVDMKSCKLLAKNCEGKVIYTIESFANGENLHPIQEAFIEVGAVQCGYCTPGMIITTQALLNRNASPNEDEIREAFKENLCRCTGYVKIIEAVKLSAARLGGR, encoded by the coding sequence ATGGAAAAAATAAAATTAAATATTAATGATTACATGTATGAAATAGAAGTTGAAAAGAATGAAACTCTTTTGCATGTACTTCGTGAAAAATTAAATCTAACTGGAGCGAAACAAGGTTGTAATAGTGGCAGTTGTGGAGCATGTAAAGTTTTGATAGATGGAGTTGACATGAAATCTTGTAAACTTCTTGCAAAAAACTGCGAAGGTAAAGTTATATACACTATAGAAAGTTTTGCTAATGGAGAAAATCTTCATCCAATACAAGAAGCTTTTATAGAAGTTGGAGCTGTACAATGTGGATATTGTACTCCTGGTATGATTATAACAACACAAGCTCTTTTAAATAGAAATGCATCTCCTAATGAAGATGAAATTAGAGAAGCTTTTAAAGAAAATCTCTGTAGATGCACAGGATATGTAAAGATTATAGAAGCTGTAAAATTATCTGCAGCTAGATTAGGGGGTAGATAA
- a CDS encoding amidohydrolase family protein produces MIDILIKNAIIVTVNKDRDVIFDGAIAIQGDRILDIGNTVDIEPKYLDAKKVIDANGKVIFPGFINTHNHLFQVLLKGLGDDMALHEWLNTMMFPSAKFLTEQDTYDAAMLGCMEGLKSGITTMVDYMHTHNRPGLTDGIVKAYKDLGIRGVVGRGCIDLGIHKELIEDVETVEKDLRRVFEKYHNSENGRIKICVAPSSMWAISEEMGKMLWNIVKEYDSYFTVHISETEFARTATKDIHGEIDIKLLEKWGIVGPEVVAVHCVCITDEDMEMLKKYDIKVSHNVASNMYLASGVAPVPEMLKKGINVSLGLDGAASNNAQDMVELMKLTALQHKVNNCDPLAISAEKVLEMATIEGARTLRMEDEIGSLEIGKKADLVIFNSMLSPKSIPLHNPVSTLVYSASMHNVESVLVDGNVILENGKVTTIESEEQVLLNAQHAAEELCKRANVTNRMEGHKWNSLY; encoded by the coding sequence ATGATTGATATACTAATAAAAAATGCAATAATTGTTACAGTTAATAAAGACAGAGATGTTATATTTGATGGAGCAATAGCTATTCAAGGTGACAGAATCTTGGACATAGGAAATACAGTTGATATTGAGCCTAAGTATCTTGATGCTAAAAAAGTTATAGATGCTAATGGAAAAGTAATATTCCCTGGCTTTATAAATACTCATAATCACCTGTTCCAAGTGTTATTAAAAGGTTTAGGTGATGATATGGCACTTCATGAGTGGTTAAATACAATGATGTTTCCATCAGCAAAATTCTTAACAGAACAAGATACTTATGATGCTGCAATGCTTGGATGTATGGAAGGTTTAAAAAGTGGTATAACTACAATGGTTGATTATATGCATACTCACAATAGACCAGGACTTACAGATGGAATAGTAAAGGCATATAAAGATTTAGGCATAAGAGGGGTTGTAGGTAGAGGTTGTATAGATTTAGGTATTCACAAAGAGCTTATAGAAGATGTGGAAACGGTTGAAAAAGATTTGAGAAGGGTATTCGAAAAATATCATAATTCAGAAAATGGAAGAATAAAAATCTGTGTAGCTCCTTCTTCAATGTGGGCTATATCTGAAGAAATGGGTAAGATGCTTTGGAATATAGTTAAAGAATATGATTCATATTTTACAGTTCATATATCTGAAACAGAATTTGCAAGAACAGCAACAAAGGATATACATGGAGAAATAGATATAAAATTACTTGAAAAATGGGGTATAGTAGGTCCAGAAGTTGTAGCAGTACATTGTGTATGTATAACTGATGAAGACATGGAAATGCTTAAAAAGTATGACATAAAAGTTTCTCATAATGTAGCAAGTAATATGTATCTTGCTTCTGGTGTTGCACCTGTGCCAGAAATGTTAAAAAAAGGTATAAATGTGAGTTTAGGTCTTGACGGTGCAGCAAGTAATAACGCACAAGATATGGTAGAGCTTATGAAACTAACAGCTTTACAACACAAAGTAAATAATTGTGACCCTCTGGCAATTTCTGCAGAGAAAGTTCTTGAAATGGCTACAATTGAGGGAGCAAGAACTCTTAGAATGGAAGATGAAATAGGTTCTTTGGAGATTGGGAAAAAAGCTGACCTAGTAATATTTAACTCAATGCTTTCTCCAAAATCAATACCTCTTCACAATCCTGTATCAACTTTGGTATACTCAGCTAGTATGCACAATGTAGAGAGTGTTTTAGTTGATGGAAATGTAATACTTGAAAATGGAAAAGTAACTACAATTGAAAGTGAAGAACAAGTGTTGCTTAATGCACAACATGCAGCAGAAGAATTATGTAAGAGAGCTAATGTAACTAATAGAATGGAAGGACATAAGTGGAATAGCTTATACTAA
- a CDS encoding uracil-xanthine permease family protein — protein sequence MKTRNTSKYDVDGIPPLKESIPLALQHLLAMIVGNMVPAILIANVVGLNQGQATMLIQGSMLAAGLATFLQLYPIPLFKGFKLGSRLPVMMGMSYVFLGACLSVAAKDGLAALFGAQIAAGVIVFFVGFGVKKIRHIFTPIVSGTIIACMGLGLFATAIKNLAGGEGTQTFGSPINFTVGVIVAFVIIMINKYGKGLVKNSSILIGILVGYAISLVLGLVDFSAVQGAAIVSLPTPAAFGLEFRPELIVMFTIIYIIGIADMMGACTIATVGAMDREVTDEELASVVLGNSITSIISSLFAALPTGVFSQNTVIVSMNKVTSRFVIALGALVLLLAGISPALGAIMTTIPSCVVGGATLVVFSSIAMSGFSIMSMDGFTEENNLIAGVSIATSMGLTTAPQVLDQFPETIGTVLGGSSIVSGAIIAILLQTLFKLKSRKSAENVTSNLEENIG from the coding sequence ATGAAAACACGTAATACTTCAAAATATGATGTCGATGGGATACCACCACTAAAGGAATCAATACCTTTGGCCTTACAACATCTGTTAGCAATGATAGTAGGAAATATGGTACCTGCGATATTAATAGCAAACGTGGTAGGACTTAACCAGGGGCAAGCAACAATGTTGATTCAGGGTTCTATGTTAGCAGCAGGTTTAGCAACGTTTTTACAGTTATATCCAATACCTTTATTTAAAGGATTTAAGTTAGGTTCAAGATTACCTGTAATGATGGGAATGAGTTATGTATTTTTAGGAGCTTGTCTTTCAGTAGCAGCTAAAGATGGTTTAGCAGCTCTATTTGGAGCACAGATTGCTGCTGGGGTAATCGTATTCTTTGTAGGATTTGGAGTTAAGAAAATTAGACATATATTCACTCCAATAGTTTCTGGAACTATAATAGCATGTATGGGACTTGGACTATTCGCAACAGCTATAAAGAATTTAGCTGGAGGAGAAGGCACACAAACATTTGGAAGCCCAATAAACTTCACAGTAGGAGTTATAGTTGCTTTTGTAATAATAATGATAAATAAATACGGTAAAGGTTTAGTAAAAAATTCTTCAATATTAATAGGAATATTAGTAGGTTATGCTATATCTTTAGTTTTAGGATTGGTTGATTTCTCAGCCGTTCAAGGAGCAGCTATAGTATCTTTACCAACACCAGCAGCTTTTGGATTAGAATTTAGACCAGAGTTAATAGTAATGTTTACTATTATTTACATAATAGGTATAGCTGATATGATGGGTGCCTGTACAATAGCTACAGTAGGAGCAATGGATAGAGAGGTAACTGACGAAGAATTAGCATCAGTTGTTTTAGGAAATTCTATAACTTCTATAATTTCATCACTATTTGCAGCTCTTCCAACTGGAGTATTTAGCCAAAATACAGTAATTGTATCTATGAACAAAGTTACAAGTAGATTTGTAATAGCACTAGGGGCACTTGTATTATTACTAGCAGGGATATCTCCAGCATTGGGTGCAATAATGACAACTATACCATCTTGTGTTGTTGGTGGAGCAACTTTAGTAGTTTTCTCATCAATAGCAATGTCTGGTTTCTCTATTATGAGTATGGATGGATTCACTGAAGAAAACAATCTTATAGCAGGTGTATCTATAGCAACAAGTATGGGTCTTACAACTGCTCCACAAGTTTTAGACCAATTCCCAGAAACAATTGGAACTGTCCTTGGAGGGTCAAGTATAGTTTCTGGAGCAATAATAGCTATATTACTTCAAACATTATTTAAATTAAAGTCACGTAAAAGTGCTGAAAACGTTACTTCAAATCTTGAGGAAAATATTGGATAA
- a CDS encoding uracil-xanthine permease family protein, producing the protein MFDIDGRPPILKCLPLSMQHILAMIVGTVTVPIVVGGAVGVSPTQITLLVQYALIIAGISTLIQLYPIGNIGSRLPIIFGVGFTYVPTLVAVGGNYGLASILGAQLIGGVATVLIGIFIKKIRKFFPNIVAGTVVFTIGLSLYPIAINYMAGGVNSPTYASMQNWAVAAITLVVVIGLSQFAKGYAKLAAIFLGIIVGYCVSLVLGIINFDPIREATWFAIPKPLEFGMEFDMPVIISVVIVSIINAVQAIGDLSATTMGGMDRNITDKELSSGVIGSGICTMIGALFGGLPPSSYSQNVGMVAMNKVISRFVLGIAGIFMLLSGFVPKFGALMTTIPYSVLGGATISIFSMITMTGIKLIITEELSSRNITIVGLAIALGMGITSVPAAQEAFPSFVKLVFGESPIVIATLVAFVLNLIIPNKSLEDEAKERAVMEETN; encoded by the coding sequence ATGTTTGATATTGATGGAAGGCCACCAATTTTAAAGTGTTTGCCACTATCAATGCAACATATACTAGCAATGATAGTTGGAACTGTTACAGTACCTATAGTCGTAGGAGGAGCTGTGGGTGTTAGCCCTACACAAATAACACTTTTAGTGCAATATGCATTAATAATAGCTGGTATATCAACACTTATACAACTATATCCAATAGGAAATATTGGTTCAAGATTGCCTATAATTTTTGGAGTTGGTTTTACTTATGTACCAACACTTGTAGCAGTCGGAGGAAATTATGGATTAGCAAGCATTTTGGGTGCACAATTAATAGGGGGAGTGGCTACAGTATTAATAGGGATATTCATAAAAAAGATAAGAAAATTTTTTCCGAATATAGTTGCAGGAACAGTGGTTTTTACAATTGGATTATCTTTGTATCCTATAGCAATAAATTATATGGCAGGTGGTGTAAATAGTCCTACTTATGCCTCTATGCAAAACTGGGCAGTAGCGGCTATAACATTAGTGGTAGTTATAGGTCTTAGTCAATTTGCAAAAGGATATGCAAAATTGGCAGCAATATTTTTGGGAATTATAGTTGGATATTGTGTATCTTTAGTTCTGGGTATAATAAATTTTGACCCTATTAGAGAGGCAACTTGGTTTGCGATACCTAAACCGCTTGAATTTGGGATGGAATTTGATATGCCTGTAATAATCTCAGTAGTAATTGTAAGTATAATCAATGCTGTTCAAGCAATTGGAGATTTATCAGCTACTACAATGGGAGGCATGGATAGGAATATCACAGATAAGGAATTATCAAGTGGAGTAATAGGAAGTGGAATTTGTACTATGATAGGAGCTTTGTTTGGAGGTTTACCACCATCATCATATAGCCAAAACGTGGGGATGGTAGCTATGAACAAAGTAATAAGTAGATTTGTGCTTGGAATAGCTGGTATATTTATGTTATTGTCGGGGTTTGTGCCTAAATTTGGTGCATTAATGACTACTATACCATATTCTGTTTTAGGAGGAGCTACAATATCTATATTTAGTATGATAACAATGACAGGTATAAAGTTAATTATTACAGAAGAGTTGTCATCAAGAAATATTACCATTGTTGGTTTGGCAATTGCCTTAGGCATGGGAATAACATCAGTACCAGCAGCCCAAGAGGCATTTCCTTCATTTGTAAAGTTAGTATTTGGAGAATCTCCAATAGTAATTGCAACATTGGTTGCATTCGTTTTAAATCTAATAATACCAAATAAAAGTCTAGAGGATGAGGCTAAAGAAAGAGCTGTTATGGAAGAGACTAATTAA
- a CDS encoding sigma-54 interaction domain-containing protein encodes MDKHSDSVMYGGMEVYNIWGTTTVDSIIGESDVMRALKNRICKIGNSDSTVAITGESGTGKELIARAIHLAGNRGNKTFVAINCAAIPEPLLESELFGYTKGAFSGADSKGKIGKFELANGGVVFLDEIGDMPIQLQSKLLRVLQEKKFTRIGSNELIDIDVRIISATNRDLFELVKENKFREDLYYRLNVIPLEVPPLRERGDDIQILINNFIDKYSRKMKKNVYHIEPDVEQMLLKYPWPGNIRELENTIELALNLLEEDGIIHKGIINRKILEYFKLNNINIKLLEESDYEISMEQDILTLEEFERAYIKKVLKFYGNDTKSKKLAAKKLGISLATLYRKIDV; translated from the coding sequence ATGGACAAACACAGTGATTCAGTAATGTATGGTGGAATGGAAGTATATAATATTTGGGGAACAACAACAGTAGACTCCATAATTGGAGAGTCTGATGTAATGCGTGCTCTTAAGAATAGAATTTGTAAAATTGGAAATAGTGATTCTACTGTAGCTATAACTGGAGAAAGTGGCACTGGAAAAGAATTAATAGCAAGAGCCATTCATCTCGCAGGAAACAGAGGGAATAAAACATTCGTTGCTATAAACTGTGCTGCTATACCAGAACCTTTACTAGAAAGTGAACTTTTTGGATATACAAAAGGAGCTTTTAGTGGAGCAGATTCAAAAGGTAAAATTGGTAAGTTTGAATTGGCCAATGGAGGGGTTGTATTTTTAGATGAGATAGGAGATATGCCAATTCAACTACAATCAAAGTTATTGAGGGTATTACAGGAAAAGAAGTTTACGAGAATAGGTTCAAATGAACTAATTGATATAGATGTTAGAATCATATCAGCTACTAATAGAGATTTATTTGAGTTGGTTAAGGAAAATAAATTTAGAGAAGACTTATACTATAGATTGAATGTAATACCTTTAGAAGTGCCTCCACTTAGAGAAAGAGGAGACGATATACAAATATTAATAAACAATTTTATAGACAAATATTCGAGAAAGATGAAGAAAAACGTGTACCATATAGAGCCAGATGTGGAACAAATGTTGCTTAAGTATCCTTGGCCAGGAAATATTAGAGAGTTGGAAAATACTATAGAACTGGCATTAAACCTTCTTGAGGAAGATGGAATAATACATAAAGGAATAATAAATAGAAAGATACTTGAATATTTTAAGTTAAATAATATAAATATAAAGTTACTTGAGGAAAGTGACTATGAGATAAGTATGGAACAAGACATACTTACACTTGAAGAGTTTGAAAGAGCCTATATAAAGAAAGTGTTAAAGTTTTACGGAAATGATACTAAGTCTAAAAAACTGGCTGCCAAAAAACTTGGAATATCACTAGCTACATTGTACAGAAAAATAGATGTATAA
- a CDS encoding McrC family protein codes for MSKNIYVKETYEWIRVGNGENELTEIEYEKLLKHLENNNDVLKSNIIDIKYKKLRFINYVGIICFENVILEILPKLSLSDNLVKDREILLQMLSICNKIPITMNEKIRLSLKNYNLLNFFVMYFIESMQTQMKKGIYFEYINKIENLNVMRGKILLSTYAKEKGISPMKIRCEYDEYSENNFLNQVLKKACISILCRINDNSIQGKIKKILSYFQNVDLIYIDRKKLLDYKFYKNNDRFKDCYLLARLLLLNLSMDNSQNNQEAFSILFEINTLYEEYIGILIKSIWDNSFRETYIQDKSKFLLKNEQTGKKNFNLRPDIVLYDLKNEYEIIIDTKWKAIEVDSNVFYRSSDIYQMYAYITAYENAKRCILLYPCIQKDKNYSSWKLSESFKGKFIEAKTVRLDDIKNTKNDLKKIIFNYKF; via the coding sequence ATGAGTAAAAATATATATGTTAAGGAAACCTATGAATGGATAAGGGTAGGTAATGGTGAAAATGAGCTTACAGAAATTGAATATGAAAAATTGCTTAAGCATCTAGAGAACAATAATGATGTATTAAAAAGTAATATAATAGATATTAAATACAAAAAACTTAGATTTATAAACTATGTAGGCATCATATGTTTTGAAAATGTAATACTTGAAATACTTCCTAAATTGTCATTAAGTGATAATCTTGTAAAAGATAGAGAGATACTATTACAGATGCTTTCTATATGTAATAAAATTCCAATTACAATGAATGAAAAAATAAGATTGAGTTTGAAAAATTATAATCTCTTAAATTTTTTTGTTATGTATTTCATTGAGAGTATGCAAACACAGATGAAAAAAGGTATTTATTTTGAATATATAAATAAAATAGAGAACTTAAATGTTATGAGGGGTAAAATATTATTAAGTACATATGCAAAAGAAAAAGGCATTTCTCCAATGAAAATAAGATGTGAATATGATGAGTATAGTGAAAATAATTTCTTGAATCAAGTTCTTAAAAAAGCATGTATATCTATTTTATGTAGAATAAATGACAATTCAATTCAAGGCAAGATTAAAAAAATTTTAAGCTATTTTCAAAATGTAGATTTAATTTATATAGATAGAAAAAAACTGTTGGATTATAAATTTTATAAAAACAATGATAGATTTAAAGATTGTTATTTACTAGCTAGACTTCTACTTTTAAATTTGTCTATGGATAATAGTCAAAATAATCAAGAGGCATTTTCTATATTATTTGAAATAAATACTTTGTATGAAGAATATATAGGAATTTTAATCAAAAGTATATGGGACAATTCATTTAGAGAAACATATATACAAGATAAGAGTAAATTTCTTTTGAAAAATGAACAAACTGGTAAGAAAAACTTTAATTTAAGACCGGATATAGTTTTATATGACTTAAAAAATGAATATGAAATTATAATTGACACTAAATGGAAAGCTATTGAAGTAGATTCAAATGTTTTTTATAGGTCAAGTGATATATACCAGATGTATGCATATATAACAGCATATGAAAATGCAAAAAGATGTATATTATTATATCCTTGTATTCAAAAAGATAAGAATTATAGTTCCTGGAAATTATCAGAATCATTTAAGGGTAAGTTTATAGAAGCAAAAACTGTGAGGTTAGATGATATAAAAAACACAAAAAATGATTTAAAAAAGATAATTTTTAATTATAAATTTTAA